From one Microbulbifer sp. A4B17 genomic stretch:
- a CDS encoding DUF2069 domain-containing protein, which translates to MNDSVQRKLKIALRINWICYIGMLLLFVAWNLFLEGGSIFLWILQTVPLLLVLPGLIKQRYRSYLWLCFILLLYITASIVGVTMPTRGWQDGVLVALSLILFFSSMMSSRWHRMQ; encoded by the coding sequence GTGAACGATTCTGTACAGCGCAAGCTCAAGATAGCGCTGCGAATTAACTGGATCTGCTATATCGGCATGCTCCTGCTGTTTGTCGCCTGGAACCTGTTCCTCGAAGGCGGCTCAATTTTCCTGTGGATCTTGCAAACTGTGCCACTGCTATTGGTACTGCCCGGATTGATAAAACAGCGCTACCGCAGCTATCTTTGGCTCTGTTTTATTCTTTTGCTCTATATCACGGCCAGTATTGTCGGTGTAACGATGCCTACACGCGGCTGGCAGGATGGCGTACTGGTGGCCCTTAGCCTTATCCTATTCTTTTCTTCAATGATGAGCAGCCGCTGGCATCGCATGCAATAG
- the wrbA gene encoding NAD(P)H:quinone oxidoreductase — MDQDNEGYVLILYYSRTGATARMATELARGVEASGITARLRTVPGVSPDTEASEPPVPSEGAPYCTIEDLRNCSGLLMGSPTRFGNMASPLRYFLDQTSDIWLDGSLTGKPAAVFTATGSLHGGQETTLVSMMLPLLHHGMLIAGIPYSEAALMRTRTGGTPYGASHWSGEHATSLSDDEVSLCRALGKRVGNLAQTLNNPQEGGN; from the coding sequence ATGGATCAGGACAACGAAGGCTATGTCCTTATCCTCTACTACAGCCGCACCGGCGCCACAGCGCGCATGGCCACCGAGCTGGCTCGCGGCGTAGAGGCCAGTGGAATCACTGCTCGCCTGCGCACCGTGCCCGGCGTATCCCCGGACACTGAAGCCAGCGAGCCGCCAGTCCCATCCGAAGGCGCTCCCTACTGTACAATCGAAGACCTGCGCAACTGCTCCGGTCTACTGATGGGCAGCCCTACCCGCTTTGGCAACATGGCCTCTCCGCTGCGCTATTTCCTCGACCAGACCAGTGATATTTGGCTCGATGGCAGCCTTACCGGTAAGCCTGCTGCGGTATTTACCGCCACTGGCAGTCTTCATGGAGGTCAGGAAACTACGCTGGTTTCCATGATGTTACCCCTGCTGCACCACGGCATGTTGATCGCCGGTATCCCATACTCCGAGGCCGCCTTAATGCGCACCCGCACTGGCGGCACACCCTATGGTGCCTCACACTGGTCCGGCGAACACGCCACATCGCTTTCCGATGACGAAGTATCCCTGTGTCGGGCACTGGGCAAGCGGGTCGGCAACCTGGCGCAGACACTGAATAATCCGCAAGAAGGCGGTAACTAG
- the arsC gene encoding arsenate reductase (glutaredoxin) (This arsenate reductase requires both glutathione and glutaredoxin to convert arsenate to arsenite, after which the efflux transporter formed by ArsA and ArsB can extrude the arsenite from the cell, providing resistance.), with amino-acid sequence MWTIYHNPRCSKSRQTLQLLQDNGIEPEVVLYLQTPPSVEDIQQLLHKLGIDARQLLRTGEEPYKQLNLRDKDLAESQIIDAMAQNPILIQRPIVTKGDKAVIGRPPENVLGLV; translated from the coding sequence ATGTGGACGATTTACCACAACCCCCGCTGCTCAAAATCCCGCCAAACCCTGCAATTATTACAGGATAACGGTATTGAACCGGAAGTGGTTCTCTATCTGCAAACCCCACCCTCTGTTGAGGATATTCAGCAGTTACTACATAAACTGGGTATTGATGCACGACAGTTATTGCGCACTGGCGAAGAGCCTTACAAGCAATTAAACCTGAGAGACAAAGATCTGGCGGAATCCCAGATAATTGATGCAATGGCTCAAAACCCTATCTTGATCCAGCGCCCGATCGTCACAAAAGGCGACAAAGCAGTGATAGGACGCCCCCCTGAAAATGTCCTGGGGCTGGTCTGA
- a CDS encoding YihY family inner membrane protein, translated as MGSTVKDWGKHWLRFATSLWQLFNEKDCRQRAAALTYLTLFGIVPLVTVSYAMLSLFPDFAGLQSKLEDQLFSHFLPQSGREVQKYISSFSEQAQRLTGVGIAMLIITSGLTLKGIEGTFNSIWDVQRGRSGVSSFLLYWAILSLGPILLGAGLATSTYVLSQKLFLGGADSFEVTSVFIRVLPFIFSTIVFTLLFIAVPNCYVPLRHGIEGGIIISIAFEIMKYLFGLIVARSSVQAIYGAFAVVPLFLLWIYLMWILVLAGCVLVRTLSVYQAATQEREHSDLVAILIVLWQMYKKCSHGKPLRERDISLMGIKFSQWRRLRRILQANRMVTQTDRNDYVLLRDLNTVPLVELASWLSAEWTPKGVPADLDELPWYGEVEQRFALARESTREQLGISVGELFQEARQQENDGNPLELGNDGDSGQGQNKHGNGGGVEVETHDQTEGDKGSGGNLSFVGMRNKRLR; from the coding sequence ATGGGAAGCACCGTGAAGGACTGGGGAAAGCACTGGCTGCGCTTTGCAACGTCGCTGTGGCAGTTGTTCAACGAAAAGGATTGCAGGCAGCGGGCTGCGGCACTCACCTATCTGACACTGTTTGGTATTGTCCCTTTGGTGACGGTCAGCTATGCCATGTTGTCACTGTTTCCGGATTTTGCCGGTTTGCAGAGTAAACTCGAGGATCAGCTGTTCTCTCACTTTTTGCCCCAGAGTGGGCGTGAGGTACAAAAATATATCAGCAGTTTTTCCGAGCAGGCGCAACGCCTGACTGGTGTTGGTATTGCAATGCTGATTATTACCTCTGGCCTGACCTTAAAGGGCATTGAAGGCACTTTTAATTCTATCTGGGATGTGCAGCGGGGGCGCAGTGGTGTCTCCAGTTTTCTTTTGTATTGGGCGATTCTCAGCCTTGGTCCGATCCTCTTGGGCGCAGGCCTGGCGACCAGTACTTATGTACTTTCACAAAAACTATTCCTCGGCGGTGCTGATTCCTTTGAGGTGACATCAGTTTTTATCAGAGTGCTGCCGTTTATCTTCAGCACTATTGTGTTTACCTTGCTGTTTATTGCTGTACCCAATTGTTACGTGCCGCTTCGCCATGGTATTGAGGGGGGAATTATAATTTCGATTGCGTTCGAGATTATGAAGTACCTTTTCGGTTTAATTGTTGCGCGCAGTTCCGTCCAGGCAATCTACGGTGCATTTGCCGTTGTTCCCCTGTTCCTGCTTTGGATTTACTTAATGTGGATTCTGGTATTGGCTGGGTGTGTGCTGGTGCGAACACTGTCCGTTTATCAGGCGGCTACCCAGGAGCGCGAGCACTCAGACCTGGTTGCGATACTTATCGTCCTGTGGCAGATGTATAAAAAATGTAGCCATGGGAAACCACTGAGGGAGAGAGATATCTCTCTAATGGGAATCAAGTTTTCCCAGTGGCGAAGGTTACGAAGAATTCTTCAGGCCAACCGAATGGTGACTCAAACAGATAGGAATGACTATGTGCTATTGAGGGACCTCAATACCGTTCCCCTGGTTGAATTGGCGAGCTGGTTGAGTGCGGAGTGGACGCCCAAAGGTGTTCCTGCTGACTTGGATGAGTTGCCCTGGTATGGCGAGGTGGAGCAGCGCTTTGCCCTCGCCAGGGAGTCTACCAGGGAGCAGCTGGGTATTTCTGTCGGAGAGCTTTTTCAAGAGGCTCGGCAGCAGGAAAATGACGGTAACCCCCTTGAGCTGGGCAACGATGGAGACAGCGGCCAAGGGCAGAATAAGCATGGCAATGGGGGAGGAGTTGAAGTTGAAACACACGATCAAACTGAGGGTGACAAAGGTTCGGGGGGTAATCTTTCTTTTGTTGGCATGCGCAATAAGCGCTTGCGCTAA
- a CDS encoding TlpA disulfide reductase family protein, whose translation MACAISACAKDPNALKAVDGEFLDISGKTLLVNYWAEWCKPCREEIPVLNQLAHSNKDIVVIGINFDGLSVGEIQQQADKLGIEFPVLTVEPEGRWGQAKPEVLPSTFIIGPDGRWQKTLIGPQERDDFVSALNL comes from the coding sequence TTGGCATGCGCAATAAGCGCTTGCGCTAAAGATCCCAACGCACTGAAAGCTGTTGATGGGGAGTTTTTAGATATATCGGGTAAAACCCTGCTGGTTAATTATTGGGCGGAGTGGTGTAAACCCTGTCGAGAGGAAATTCCAGTTTTGAATCAGCTGGCTCACAGTAATAAGGATATTGTGGTCATTGGGATTAATTTCGATGGTCTGTCAGTTGGAGAGATACAACAACAGGCTGACAAGCTGGGTATTGAATTCCCTGTCCTCACTGTAGAGCCTGAGGGTCGTTGGGGACAAGCCAAGCCGGAAGTTTTACCTTCCACATTTATTATTGGTCCTGATGGGCGTTGGCAGAAAACGCTAATTGGTCCGCAGGAGCGCGATGACTTTGTGTCTGCACTCAATCTCTAA
- a CDS encoding L-cystine transporter, translated as MHISSLAFLLLFIVFLYGLFRWQKGRNSLAPTVLAGLILGVVLGGVLQLSREWGVVPAEVIPWVEMIGDSYVSLLYLLVMPLVLTSILVAVVKVSHTQALGKISISVLGVLLGTTAVAALIGVAMAELFGLSVAGLVEGSREAARAEVLNERIGRVTDLSIPEIITSFVPRNIFLDLTGARSTSVIAVVIFAVLLGLAALAVRREFPEEGAAIERFVHVAQVWVMKLVRLVMAFTPYGVMALVTGLIAKSSMGDILNLLGFVLASFTAIGLMFLVHGLLLLINGINPLHYFTKVWPVLVFAFSSRSSAATIPLNVETQVDQLRTSPAIANFSASFGATIGQNGCAGIYPAMLAVMVAVPMGINVWDPVWLATLVAVVMISSFGIAGVGGGATFAALVVLPAMGLPVTIAALLISVEPLIDMARTALNVNGAMTAGTLTQRWLGDEVPGPEVVEG; from the coding sequence ATGCATATCAGCTCCCTTGCATTCCTGCTTTTATTTATTGTCTTCCTGTATGGGCTTTTTCGTTGGCAGAAAGGTCGCAATTCCCTTGCGCCGACAGTGTTGGCTGGATTGATTCTCGGAGTTGTCCTTGGCGGAGTCCTGCAACTTTCCAGGGAGTGGGGGGTTGTGCCAGCAGAGGTCATACCCTGGGTAGAGATGATTGGGGACAGCTACGTTAGTCTGCTGTATTTGCTCGTGATGCCACTGGTACTCACCTCCATATTGGTGGCAGTGGTTAAAGTCAGCCATACCCAGGCATTGGGCAAAATCAGCATTTCGGTTCTGGGTGTACTTTTAGGAACAACGGCGGTGGCGGCCCTGATCGGGGTGGCTATGGCTGAGTTATTTGGACTTTCTGTTGCGGGACTGGTTGAGGGTTCCAGGGAAGCGGCGCGTGCGGAGGTGCTCAATGAGCGGATTGGTCGCGTCACTGACCTCTCAATTCCTGAAATTATTACCTCGTTTGTGCCACGCAATATTTTTCTGGACCTGACTGGTGCTCGTTCCACTTCTGTTATTGCAGTGGTGATATTCGCGGTGCTTCTCGGGTTGGCAGCGCTGGCAGTGCGTCGTGAGTTTCCCGAAGAGGGAGCGGCGATTGAGCGCTTCGTGCACGTGGCTCAGGTCTGGGTCATGAAGCTGGTGCGCCTGGTGATGGCCTTTACACCCTATGGGGTTATGGCTCTGGTCACGGGCTTGATCGCGAAATCCAGTATGGGAGATATTCTTAATTTATTGGGCTTTGTACTGGCTTCCTTTACCGCTATTGGTTTGATGTTTTTAGTACACGGCCTGCTGCTACTGATTAACGGTATCAATCCGCTGCACTATTTCACCAAGGTATGGCCTGTACTGGTCTTTGCCTTCAGTTCCCGCTCCAGCGCTGCAACTATTCCCCTGAATGTAGAGACCCAGGTGGATCAGTTGAGGACTTCTCCAGCTATTGCTAATTTCTCTGCGTCCTTCGGTGCGACTATTGGCCAAAATGGTTGCGCAGGTATCTATCCTGCAATGTTAGCGGTCATGGTGGCTGTGCCAATGGGGATTAATGTGTGGGACCCGGTATGGCTGGCAACTTTAGTAGCAGTTGTAATGATCAGTTCTTTTGGTATTGCCGGTGTTGGTGGTGGTGCTACTTTTGCGGCTTTGGTGGTTTTGCCGGCAATGGGTTTGCCCGTCACCATCGCGGCATTGCTAATTTCTGTAGAGCCCCTGATTGATATGGCACGGACCGCACTGAATGTAAATGGCGCTATGACTGCGGGTACCCTGACCCAGCGTTGGCTTGGCGATGAGGTGCCAGGTCCGGAAGTCGTGGAGGGGTAG